The Girardinichthys multiradiatus isolate DD_20200921_A chromosome 6, DD_fGirMul_XY1, whole genome shotgun sequence genome window below encodes:
- the pter gene encoding phosphotriesterase-related protein isoform X1, with product MSVLSGKVQTVLGLLDPDLLGRTMTHEHLVLSFECSYTPPPPGDEAMAENPFQMQHMHWLRQHPYSCRENLFLSQETNALRDELLAYKKAGGGTIVENTTTGIDRDLPALRQLAKDTGVHIIAGAGYYIDSTHTEATKKMSVEKLTNSIVNEVLHGADGTDIRCGVIGEIGTGWPITESEKKVLRSTAHAQAQLGCPVIIHPGRDPAAPAEVVRILQENGGDISKTVMSHLDRTIFDEGELLEFANMGSYLEYDLFGTEMLNYPFNLKVDMPSDSQRVKTLAFLVKEGYEDKILMAHDIHTKNRLTKFGGHGYSHILKNIVPKMLTRGITQHQVDKILIDNPKRWLTFK from the exons ATGTCAGTATTGAGTGGGAAGGTCCAGACCGTCTTGGGTCTCTTAGATCCAGACCTGCTGGGCCGCACCATGACCCACGAGCACCTGGTCTTGAGCTTTGAGTGCAGCTACACCCCACCTCCGCCTGGTGACGAAGCCATGGCAGAGAACCCGTTTCAGATGCAGCACATGCACTGGCTCAGGCAACACCCCTACAGCTGCAGGGAGAACTTGTTCCTGTCGCAGGAGACGAACGCTCTGCGGGACGAGCTGCTGGCCTACAAGAAGGCCGGCGGGGGCACCATAGTGGAGAACACCACAACGGGCATCGACCGGGACCTGCCTGCCCTCCGACAACTAGCCAAGGACACCGGGGTCCACATCATTGCAGGAGCAGGGTACTATATAGACAGCACCCACACTGAGGCTACCAAGAAAATGAGTGTGGAGAAG CTCACGAACAGCATCGTCAACGAGGTGCTCCACGGCGCTGATGGCACAGATATCCGATGCGGCGTGATTGGTGAGATCGGCACCGGCTGGCCCATCACGGAGAGCGAGAAGAAGGTGTTGAGGTCCACAGCCCACGCTCAGGCTCAACTGGGATGCCCGGTTATCATCCATCCTGGCAGGGACCCTGCCGCTCCAGCTGAAGTTGTCCGGATTCTACAGGAAAATGGTGGTGACATTAGCAAAACTGTCATGTCTCACCTGGACAG gaCTATATTCGATGAGGGCGAGCTGCTTGAGTTTGCAAATATGGGGAGTTACCTGGAGTACGACCTGTTTGGAACGGAGATGCTGAACTACCCGTTTAACCTCAAAGTGGACATGCCCAGCGACAGCCAGAGAGTGAAAAC CTTGGCTTTTCTGGTGAAGGAGGGCTATGAAGACAAGATACTGATGGCCCACGACATCCACACCAAGAACCGTCTGACCAAGTTTGGCGGCCACGGCTACTCCCACATCCTCAAGAACATCGTGCCAAAGATGCTAACGAGGGGCATCACACAGCACCAGGTGGACAAAATCCTCATCGACAACCCTAAACGCTGGCTGaccttcaaataa
- the pter gene encoding phosphotriesterase-related protein isoform X2, with product MDLSGSTCFGANPLQQLSELGSKWKKWSSVNRNKLTNSIVNEVLHGADGTDIRCGVIGEIGTGWPITESEKKVLRSTAHAQAQLGCPVIIHPGRDPAAPAEVVRILQENGGDISKTVMSHLDRTIFDEGELLEFANMGSYLEYDLFGTEMLNYPFNLKVDMPSDSQRVKTLAFLVKEGYEDKILMAHDIHTKNRLTKFGGHGYSHILKNIVPKMLTRGITQHQVDKILIDNPKRWLTFK from the exons ATGGACTTGTCAGGGTCAACGTGTTTTGGAGCTAACCCGCTGCAGCAACTGTCAGAGCTCGGTTCGAAGTGGAAAAAGTGGAGCTCGGTGAACAGAAACAAG CTCACGAACAGCATCGTCAACGAGGTGCTCCACGGCGCTGATGGCACAGATATCCGATGCGGCGTGATTGGTGAGATCGGCACCGGCTGGCCCATCACGGAGAGCGAGAAGAAGGTGTTGAGGTCCACAGCCCACGCTCAGGCTCAACTGGGATGCCCGGTTATCATCCATCCTGGCAGGGACCCTGCCGCTCCAGCTGAAGTTGTCCGGATTCTACAGGAAAATGGTGGTGACATTAGCAAAACTGTCATGTCTCACCTGGACAG gaCTATATTCGATGAGGGCGAGCTGCTTGAGTTTGCAAATATGGGGAGTTACCTGGAGTACGACCTGTTTGGAACGGAGATGCTGAACTACCCGTTTAACCTCAAAGTGGACATGCCCAGCGACAGCCAGAGAGTGAAAAC CTTGGCTTTTCTGGTGAAGGAGGGCTATGAAGACAAGATACTGATGGCCCACGACATCCACACCAAGAACCGTCTGACCAAGTTTGGCGGCCACGGCTACTCCCACATCCTCAAGAACATCGTGCCAAAGATGCTAACGAGGGGCATCACACAGCACCAGGTGGACAAAATCCTCATCGACAACCCTAAACGCTGGCTGaccttcaaataa
- the c1ql3b gene encoding complement C1q-like protein 3b, whose translation MVTCTCRLKDFFHLQRLRCNSRAGSILSSANISPVSRLEDHPIGRTPRIRRAQMIATGVCGVALVLVLVVLIPVMVNSAGNPARYEMLGSCQMVCDSHGTATAATAKATNPNKDNRLVQSLPTFIQGPQGEPGRVGRMGPRGPVGEPGPLGPAGPPGERGPPGPPGLPGASGPTGAISAATYNTVPKIAFYAGLKKQHEGYEVLKFDDVVTNLGNHYDPSTGKFTCSIPGIYFFVYHVLMRGGDGTSMWADLCKNNQVRASAIAQDADQNYDYASNSVVLHLEPGDEIYIKLDGGKAHGGNNNKYSTFSGFMLYAD comes from the exons ATGGTTACTTGTACGTGTCGTTTAAAAGACTTTTTCCATCTCCAGAGGTTGCGGTGCAATTCCAGAGCGGGTTCAATTCTTTCTTCTGCAAATATATCGCCCGTAAGCAGGCTGGAAGACCATCCAATCGGTAGAACGCCGCGAATACGCAGGGCGCAGATGATCGCAACTGGTGTTTGCGGCGTGGCGCTGGTTCTGGTGCTGGTGGTGCTGATTCCGGTTATGGTGAACTCCGCCGGAAACCCTGCCCGCTACGAGATGCTCGGATCGTGTCAAATGGTGTGCGATTCCCACGGGACCGCGACGGCAGCCACAGCGAAGGCAACCAACCCGAACAAAGACAACCGCCTGGTGCAGTCGCTCCCGACGTTCATCCAGGGTCCCCAGGGAGAGCCGGGGCGCGTCGGTAGGATGGGCCCCAGGGGTCCGGTCGGTGAGCCAGGACCACTGGGACCGGCGGGTCCACCCGGTGAGAGAGGACCACCGGGTCCACCTGGGTTACCAGGAGCGAGTGGACCAACCGGTGCCATCAGCGCAGCCACTTACAACACGGTGCCAAAGATAGCGTTTTACGCCGGGCTGAAGAAGCAGCATGAGGGCTATGAAGTTTTAAAATTTGACGACGTAGTCACAAATCTTGGCAACCATTATGACCCATCAACCGGAAAATTCACCTGTTCCATACCCGGAATTTACTTCTTCGTTTACCATGTGCTGATGCGAGGCGGGGATGGAACAAGCATGTGGGCTGACCTCTGCAAAAACAACCAG GTGAGAGCCAGCGCCATCGCGCAGGACGCGGACCAAAACTACGACTATGCCAGCAACAGCGTCGTCCTCCACCTAGAGCCTGGGGATGAGATTTATATCAAGTTAGACGGAGGGAAGGCGCATGGCGGCAACAACAACAAGTACAGCACCTTCTCCGGCTTTATGCTGTACGCTGACTGA